Below is a genomic region from Isosphaeraceae bacterium EP7.
GTGCCGAAGAGGAAGGCGATCGGCCCGATGCCCGAGACCCGGAAGAACTGGATTGTCTCGGACGCCAGCACGGCCACGATCCCGATCGTCGTCATGATTGTGACGATCGCGCAGAACCTCAGAAAGACCCCGACCCCCGCCTCCTGGGCTCGAAGCCAGCGCGAGGGGCCAGACCAGTTCGATCGGGCGTCGGAAATCTTCTGCTGGGTTGCCAAGGAATCGGGCCTCATCGTGTCAGCCGGCGGCCGCGGGGCTTGTTGCCGCGGCCTGGCCGAGCGCCTTTGCATTCGCCTCGACGTCGGCTGCGGTCGGCGGCACATACTGGGCGGCCTTGGAGACCTCGCCGACGTGGTCGAGGTAGAACTTGACGAACTCGGCCACCTCGGGACGCTTCAACGCTGCCGCGTGGACATAGATGTACAGCGGACGCGAGAGCGGTGAGTACGTCTTGTCGAGGATGGTCTCGGGGCTGGGGCCCACGGCGGGCTTCGATCCATCGGCGACCGAGAGCGCATTCAGTTTACCCGCGTTCGAGGCGTAGTAGGCATAGCCGAAATAGCCGATGGCGTCGACGTCGCCCGCCACGCCGCTGACGAGCTGATTGTCGTCGGCGTTGACCTGCACGTCTTTGCGCTGACTCTTCGCCTTGCCGACGACGGCCTCGGTAAAGAACTCGAACGTGCCCGAGGCGCTGTCGGGGCTATAGAGCGAAATCTTGCGGTCGGGCCAGGACGGGTCGAGGTCTTTCCAGGTCGTTAACTTGCTCTCGGGTTCCCAGAGCGCCTTGAGCTGGGCGACCGTGATCGACTTGGCGAAATCGTTCTTCTCGTTCACGGCGACCGTGATGCCGTCATAACCGACGAGGCACTCGATCCAGTCAAGGCCCTTGGCCTTGGCCTCGGCCGCCTCGTCCGCTCGGGCGGGGCGAGAGGCGTCGATGACGTCGACCTCGCCCTCCATATATCGCTTGAAACCGCCGCCGGTACCGTGCTTATCCACGACCACCTGGATCTCGGGGCGGACTTCGGAGAACCGTTCCTGCGCCGCCTTACTGATCCGGAAAACCGTGCTGGAGCCGTCGACACGGACCTCGCGGCCTGCGGACGGGGCGGTCTCATCTCCACCGCCGCAGCCTACGGGCACGACCAGGCAGAGGATTGCAAGCGTGATCGATCGCGACACGTTCGGGCGGTTCATCGTTGTTCGGGCTCTCGAATACTCGGGCCTGGACCGGATGACCGTATCCTGGACCGGGGGCCGACTCTCGGTCTCGGAGAACTGGGAGACCATCAAGATACACGCCAATTGTGAAGATTCGGTGAGGAGCGATGGAAGTTCCGCCGTTTTTCACGCGCGACGCCTCAAATCGTTTTGGCCGCAGGATTTAATATCTTCGGCAGATGGATCGAGAAGGTCGTCCCCTGGCCGAGGCGGCTCTCGACGGAGACTCGCCCCCCGAGGGCCTGGGCCAGATGTTTCACGATGGAGAGCCCGAGGCCGGTCCCCCCAAGTTCCCGGCTCCGCGCAGCGTCCACGCGATAGAACCGTTCGAAGACGCGGTCGAGCGACTCGCGAGGGATGCCGATGCCGCCGTCGGAGACGCGGATGACCACGCCCTGCTCGGTGTCTTCGACGAAGACATTGACCCAGCGTCCGGCCGACGAGTATTTGATCGCGTTGTCGACCAGGTTGTCCACGACCTGTCTCAGCGCCTCCCCGTCGGCCAGGACATAGGTTGTTGGACTGACTCCCGAGACGTCGACTGTGTAAGTGAGGCCGAGTGTCTCGGCCCGTTCTCGGTGCGCCTCGGCAAGATTTTCAAGCTCCTCGCCGATCGCGACGGGCGTGTGGTCGAAGGTGTCTCCGCCCGATTCCATCCTGGCCAGGCTGAGCAGGTCCATCACGAGGCAATTGAGCCGTTCCGACTGCTCCTCGATGCGCCTGAGGAACCGCAGATTGACGTTCTCGTCGCGGAGGGCCCCATCCAAGAGCGTCTCGGTATACGCCTTGATCGCGGCGAGCGGGGTCTTCAGCTCGTGCGAGGCATTGGCGACGAAATCTTGCCGCATTCGCTCGAGCCGCCTCAGCTCCGTCTCGTCGTGGAAGACGAGAACGGCGCCCGGGGGGGGCGAGCCGGGGAGCGGGGTGCCGGTCACGGCGAGGTGCCGACCGCTACCCAGACGCACGCCCTCGCGCTCGTTGATCGTCAGATCACCGCGATACGAGGAAGGGCCGGCGAGCGAGGCGTCGACGGCCTTCTGGACGCTCGGGCTGCGGATCAGCTCGTGGATTCGGCGGCCGACCGACCCGGAGTCGGTGCCGAAGAGGAGGTCGGCCCGTGCGTTGGCGAAGAGCAGACGCCTCCGCGCGTCCACAGCGATCACCGCGTCGGCCATCCCGCTGAGGACCGCGTGAAGCTGCTGACCGTCCCGCTCGAGTCGCCCGATACGAGCTTCAAGCTCGGGCATCGCCTCGCCGTACACTCGCACCAGCCGGGAGAGCGGCCAACTCGTCCAGGCAAGGACCGGCCGGGCCGACTTGTCGTCTCGGACTGCCTCCAGGCTCCGCCTCAACTCCTCAAGGGCGAGCAGCTGCGACCGGGCCCACGAGACGACGAAGAGCAAGACCAGGGCCGCTGTGATGATCCAACCGAAGGCCATCCAGCTCTCCCGACGCCGCGTCTCAACCACTCCTGCTTATTGACGCGTGACGATAATACGCGCCGCCACACATGGGGGACAAGCCGCAGGTCTGGCCGGAAGCCTCCAGTGATGCCGGAGGCCGATGAGGGCGGTTCACTTCGAGGTGTCGCCGTGATTGATCTCGATCACGCGGGCACGGCAAGTCCCGCAGTAGGAGTATCCGTCGGCCAGGGCTTCGTCTGCGTTGGCAAACGCCACCTTGTTCGTCTCGGAAATCTTCAAGGCCGAGGGGCACGCGGGGTGGTGGAACTTCTTCGAGTCGTGATTCGCGACGATGGAGCCCGCTGCCGCCTCGATGGCTGGGCGGGCGACGCGGTGGCGCTTCGTCGATCTGGCCCCTTCCGGGACTGGGCCGGGGGAGATCGCCCTGTGCGACTTCGCGGGAAGCTCGGAGTCGATCAAGGTGGAAATGGGCGCACTCCTGGCCCCAGGCGTCCACTCGAGGCCCTTGGAGCGGCCGGACCAGGGGATGCTCATGGCAAACCCCATCACGAGGACTGCGAGGCAGGCCACCGCCGCGGGCGCGAACGACCGCCAGTTCCTGGCCTCGAGATATTCGTCGAGGTCAACGATCAGGGCATCGGCATTCGGATAGCGGCCCATCGGATCTTCGCAGAGAGACTTCTTGCAGATCTTGAGCAGGGCCCTGGGGACCGCAGGGGCGAAGTTGCCGAAGACCAGCGCCGTCTTCGAGTCCGAGGATCGCTCGGTTCCTGAAGACCCTCGGATCGACGATCGGCTGACGGGAGTGGTGCCGCAGAGGAGCTCGTAGAGAATCATGCCCAGGCTGTAGAGGTCGCTGCGGGCGTCGGCCAGATGGCTTTGGCCATTGGCCTGCTCGGGGGACATGTACTTGGGAGTCCCCAGGACAACACCGTCGTTGGTCAGGTTCGAGTCGATGTCGAGCCGCCTGGCCAGCCCGAAGTCGGTGAGGTGCGGCCTCCCCTGCTCGTCCATGATGACGTTGGCCGGCTTCAGGTCGCGGTGGGTCACGCCCATCGAGTGCGCATGGGCCACGGCGTCGGCCAGGTCACGCACGATCGAGGCGGCCTGCGCCGGCGGTATCGGCCTCGACTCGACGAATCGGCCCAGGGTCCGGCCACCGGCATACCGGTAGGCGATCCAGCACCGGCCCTCGGCCTGACCCGCGTCATAGACGTCGACGATTCGAGAGTGGTGAAGCCGGCCGGCCGAGCGTGCCTCGCGGAAGAATCGCTCCATCGCCTTGTCCGAGACGTGCACGCTTTTGAGGATCTTGATCGCCACGTTGCGGTCGAGCCTCGGGTCATACGCCAGATAGACCTGGCCGTAGCCGCCGTCGCCCAGCAGGTCTCGGAGCTGATAGCGGCCGACCTGCCCGAGCGACCCGTCGGCCCAGGTCTTCAGCCAGCCCGACCCCTCCGCCGCATCCGACGGTATCTGCACGGTCCCGCTGCTCCGCGAGTCGAACTCCGAGGTCATGACCGCGTGCTCCCCGAGGATCTCGTGACATTCCGGGCAGCGAGGAGGCGTCCCGAGGTCGTCCCCCTCGAATGTCTCGATTTCCTTGAGGCAGCCAAGGCAAAGGCGATTCAGGGTAGGCATCATCTCGATCGCCTCGAAAACCATCCGGTGGGCTGCACGATCCCGGGTCGAAACTCGACGTGGAGAAATCTAGGTCACAATGTGTGCAATCGCGTGAGAAAACTCCCGGATGTCGATTTTTCTCTCAAGTTCCTGCGCGTCCCAGACGAAGAGTTCAGGCGAATTCGTCCTCGACCATCCAGGTTCGACCGAACAACGCGTCCAGCGGTGCATGACCGATCCAATCGATTGGTACCGAGGGAAAATCGCTGTCCGACCAACCGCAGGACCGGATCACACGGCCAACCAGCGATTCGGGCGAGACGCCGCGTTGCCGCAACGTGGTCAGCTTGATCGAGGCGTCCCGCTTGGCCAACCTTCGGCCATCCCTGCCGAACGTCAGTGGCACGTGGCCGAATCGGGGCAAGTCACGGCCGAGGGCGCGGTAGAGCAGAATCTGCCGGGGCGTGCTGGGCAGCAGATCGTCACCCCGGATGACCTGGTTGATCCTCATGGCGGCGTCGTCAACGACGACGGCCAGTTGATAGGAGATCAGGCCGTCGGACCTGCCCACGATGAAATCGCCCGAGGCCGTCGGGTTCATGGAAACCGGCCCGAGGATCGCGTCGTCCCAGACCACGGGCTCGTCGCTGACGCGGAACCGCCAGGCGTAAGGCTTGCCCCCGAGGGAGTCGGCCTCTTCGGCCGAACGCCCGGCGCAAGTGCCCGGATAAGGGGCCCCTTCCTCGCCGGGGTGCGGGGCCGAGGCGGCCCTGGCGATTTCCGCGCGGGTGCAGGTGCAGGGATAGACCAGCTCCAGACGCCTGAGATGTTCGATGGCCCCGCGATAGAGCGACTCGCGCGCCGACTGGAGGTAGGGGGCGTGCGGGCCGCCGACATCGGGGCCTTCGTTCCAGTGCAGTCCTAGCCAGCGGAGGTCTTCCAGGATTCCGGGGATGACGTCAGGTCGTACGCGAGTCCGGTCGAGGTCCTCGATCCGCAGCACAATCGTCCCGCCTGCCGAGCGTGCAGCCAGCCAGGCGACGAGGAACGTCCGGGCATGCCCGAGGTGCAGTCCGCCGGTCGGCGATGGCGCGAGCCGGCCGCGGATTCGGGCGGCGGCCGGGTCGAGATCGGGCTCGGTCGTCATCCGCGAGGTTCCGTACGATGCATCGAGGATCGCCGACATGAGCCGGTTCGTCTGGCCCGACGTCGGGCGACTGGGTTATGGTAGTGGGTCGAGCAATTCGCCAGTCTGACGCATCTCGCCCCCGGGGACGAGACAGTCACGGCCGGCCGATCGCGACGACTCTAGGGTTGACGTGCAGGCGCCGTTCGGAGTTCCCGTCGATGGATGCAGAATTGAAGCGGTCCGCGAAAAGTGTGATCGAGAAGATAGTCCATTTACGAGACTCTCTTTGACTTGGGCGACAAAACCTCCCATCGAAACGAGCTAGAAGCCCGCATGGGCGGGTCGGACTTCTGGAATGACCAGGACACGGCCAAGGAAGTGATCGCCGAGGTCAAGACGCTCAATGCGGTCTTGAAGCCGCTTGAAGCCCTCTCCAGGCAGGGTGACGATCTCGAGACCCTGATCGAGATGGGCGATGAGATCGACGACGACTCGTTCGACGAAGAAATCAAGGAGTCGATGGCTCGCGCCCTCGCCGACTTCGATTCGTTCGAGCTGCGGTCGATGCTCAACGGCCCGAACGACCACTGCGACGTCTTCCTCACCATCCATGCAGGCGCGGGCGGGACCGAGGCCTGCGACTGGGCCGAGATGATCTTGCGCATGTACCTGATGTGGGCCGAGTCGAAGAAATTCGCCACCCAGATCACTGACCGCGAAGATGGTGGCGCCGCCGGCATCCAGACGGCCACGGTGCACATCAAGGGCGACTACGCTTACGGCTATCTTAAAGGCGAGACCGGCGTCCACCGCCTCGTCAGGATCAGCCCGTACGATTCCGCTGGCCGACGTCAAACGTCGTTCGCCTCGGTGGACGTGCTCCCCGAGATCGACGACACGATCGACATCGTCCTGCGAGACGATGAGTTGAAACGCGACACGTTCCGGTCGGGCGGTCCAGGCGGGCAGCACCAGAACAAGACCGAGTCGGGGGTGCGCTACACCCATATGCCGACCGGGATTGCTGCCGAGAGCCGCAGCGAGCGTTCGCAGCACAAGAATGATGCCAATGCCCTGGCGATGCTCAAGGCCAAGCTCGTCCGCCGCGAGGAAGAGAAGCGCGAGGCCGACTTCGCCAGGAAGTATGACGAGAAGGGCGAGATCAGCTTCGGCAGCCAGATCCGCTCCTACGTCCTCCAGCCGTACCAGATCGTCAAGGACTTGCGGACCGATCACGAGGTCGGCAACCCCCGCTCAGTCCTCGACGGTGGCATCGACGGATTCATCGACGCCTATCTCCGGATGAAGCTCGCCAAGAGCTAATCCCCGAGCCTGGACGACGCGACGACCGGACCGTTCCGATCTCGGGCCGGTCGTCGCTCATTTTTCACCCATACTCTCCGCCAGGAATTCGACCGAATGTCCGACCTGTCCGTCCGGAGCACGTCCGAGGACGACTGCTGGACGATCGACGCCCATCCCCTGCGACTCGTGGTCAGGCTCGCGGGAGACCGCTGGATCCACGAACTCTCGGTTGCGACGCAGGTTGGCCTCGTCTGCTTCGCCCGATCGGTCGAGGGGAATGTCGACCGCGACTCGCCATCGAGGGTGGTGAGCCCCGCCTATCAGGAAGTCCAGGAACACCCGGGCGATTCGTTCGTCAGGCTCCTGCTCACGGGCCAGTCCACCCCGCATCACTTCTCGGCGGTCCTCACCGTGCAACGCAACGGCGGCGAGGTTCGGGCTGAATTCGACGTGGCCGACCGCTGCCGGGCCCAGGTCGAGGCGCTCGCCGCGACGTATCAACTGGACGCGGTCTCGAGCGACCTCGTCGCCGGCAGCCCCGATCGATTGATCTGGCAATGTCCCGACTGGGGCATCGGAACCCTGGAACTCGAGCCCTTGGAGGGTGCGACGACCTGCCTGGCCGAGACCGGACGCATCGGCTCGATCGCACAATGTCTTGCCCAGCTCAACCCGGCCGATTACACCCACAGGCTGCGCTATGCCTGGACCTGGAAATCCTGAGCTGCTGGCCCGACAGGCCGGAACATTCCTTCAATTTCGATCCCACCCGAGCGAACACACTGCTCGGGAATTCGCCGGGAGTTGACCCGCGGGCAGGGGCGGCCCATAATCCTCTCGGTCATTTGTCGTGGGCCGGCGACGTGGGGTGTGAGTGATTCGTTGCCTCCGCCAACGGAGAGGGAGCGGCCGTGGGATTGTTCGGTCGGACTCGAGCGATGCTCAAAGGGTGGGCGCCCGCGGCCGCGACCGAGTCGCAGTCGTATCTCGTCGCCTGCGCGCAAGGCCATCGCCTACGAGGAGATCGGGCCGAGGGATATCAGGCGATCCGCTGCCCCATCTGCGGCCTGGGGATCTTTGTCCTCCCTCGCAGTCCCCTGCCCCAGCCAATCCAGCCGGCAACCAAGGCGAATATTTCGGAGCCGCGACGCAGCGTCGCGAGTTGGGAGGTGGAGGGGCCTGTCCTCTCCGATCCACCCCTGGACGCGTACTCGGCTGGAAATCGTCCTGACTACGCCACGGATGCCGAGATCGAGTGGGAAGACGAGATCCCCGACCAGACCGGCCAGACCGTCGTTGAACCAGCTCCGTCCCTGGCTTCATCCATGGAGCCGGTCGCGCCTCAGCCCACGTCCTTCAAGACATCGGCTGTCAAGCCTGCCTCGACGGCGGACGCGTCTGGCCCGACTACTCCAAGGAGTAAGGTCGGGGCCAAGTCTGGTCGAGCACCGAAATCCCAAGCTCTCGTACCTCAGACATCGGTCAGGCCGACGATTCGCGTCGTGGTCCCCGAAACCTGGAGCGCATGGGCCGTCAGACGCCGGAATGTCCTCATCTTCGGGGGCGTCCTACTCATCGTCAGCGGGACGGTCGCCCTCCGACTCCGACGCCAGCATCTGGCCGAACTCCCGGGGATTGCCGAAATTGGCAGGATCGACGGATTGATTGCGCTCGACGCGGGCGAATTTGCCAAGGCAAAGCCGATCCTTCTCCGTGCCGCCCGCGCTGTGGACGAGATGGGTGGGGAATACGAGGGGGCCGAAGAGATCCGCCAGGGGGCCCGCGAGGCAGCTCTGTTCGCCGATCTCGTCCCTGAATCGCTGGAGACGATCCTCGACGAGGCGGGAAGCCGCGACAGCCAGGCCGATTGGCAGAAGCGATTCGAGACCCTCTACCGCGGACGCTCGATCATTCTCGATGCCCAAATCGCGGCCGTTCCGGCCGAAGGCTCGCCCAAGTCGGCCTATGATCTCGACTATCGGGTCTACTTCGGTCGGGGGCCCAAGCCGACGGGCCGAGGGCGCGTCGACCTGAGCGGATTCGAGCTTTTTGAGCTTTCGAAGCCCAAGCTCGGCGACCAGGTTCGCTTCGGCGCCAGGCTCAAGGCCATTACGTCCGACGAGTCGAGCGGCGACTGGGTCATCTCGCTCGAGCCCGAGAGCGGCGCTTTCATTACCCACGAGTCCGCTCTTACCTCGTTGGGTTGGCCCTCGGGCGAATGAACTCGTCCCGGAAACGACAGGGAGAGTTCCCTCATGCCCCATCGCCTTTCGACATACCTCCTGTTCGCCGTGATGATCATGGCAGGCCCGAAGCTCCCGGCGTACGGGCAGGCGGTCGAGGTTGACGCAGGTGAATTGACCAAGCGAGAGGACCTCGTCGGCAAGGAAGTGATCGTCGACGACCGTCTTGTCTACTTCCAGGAACACAAAGGGCGGGGTTACGACGAGATCACGCTGAAACGAACCCCGGCCCTGATTCGCCTTCCACGTAGGCTCAGGCCAGCCCAGCAGCCGAACGTAAAGACGATCAGGCTAAACGGCACGCTCGGCCACGAGGGAGGGCGATGGACGATCGATGTCCTTTCCTGGGAAGGTCTTCCGTCGGAGATCGAGCGCATCGACAAGGCCGTCGGTGCGCTCCCTCCCGGTGATTTCGAGGGGCGGGTACGCTGGGGCCAGTGGGCCGAGCGGCGTGGCCTGGCGTATCACGATGATGCCTTGGTTGGTCGCGGTCGGGAACTAGCCATCGAAGCGCTACGGATCGAGGCGGAACAGCCGGCCAGCGACAAGCCTGCGCGCTGGCTCGCGCTGGCCAGATCGGCTAAGGAACGCGGGATCGAGGAGCCTGAACCGTCTTCATTGGCACATCGGGCCTTTCGAGACCTGCTCGAGCGGGCGAAGTCGGCTGAGGCCGTCGCCCCCCTTCCCGACCGGATCGCCGAATTCTTGCCCTCATCAAGGGAACCTCGCCCCGACGCTCTGACCGCCTGGGACGCCCTCTATCGTCGAGACCCGGAGAAGGCCTACCGGTCGGCCTCTCTCGAGGCGAGAAGGTTGCTCGACCGTCGATTGATGGCGGACGCCTTGCAACGGGGCTTCGAACTCTCACTAAAGGAAAATCCTTCCGAGGGCCTGAAACTTGCCGACCGTGCCGACGAGAAGCTCCCCGATCGTCCGGATGTGGCTGCCGGTCTCAGGCTCAAGGGGATCGACTCGATCTCGAATGAACTTGGGACGCTGAGACAGGAAGAAGTTCAATCTCTGGCCAACCGGCTGCGGGTCGACTTGAAAGACCCCGATCGAGCACGCAAGCTGCTCAAAGATTGGCTCGACGAACGGCGCTCACACCGCCTTGGCTCCTCGGATTCAGAGGGAAGGACGCTCCTGGCCTCGCTCTATGAGTCGATGCTCGGAGATCGCAAGACCGCCTCCGACCTCCTCCACGAGGCCGCGAGCATCGACCCCGAGTCGAAGACAGTCGCCGATGCGTTTCGACGGCTGGGTTACCTGAAAGTCGACGGCCGCTGGACGACGACGCGAGGCGCCGATGGGCGTTCGGAGAAGCTTCCTTCGACGCCCGGCTCGCCGGCCGATGGTCCTGGCGACTTGATCGCTCGCGGGATGACCCGTTCACAGGTCATGACGAAGCTGGGAGGCAAGCCGGATCGCGTCGTGAGGAATGCAACTCAGGGACAGGTTCTGGAACAATGGATTTATCGGGGCGAACGCAGGTCCCAGATCGTGAATTTCGTCCAGCGGCCGGGAGTGCCTCAGCCGACGGTCCTGGAATATTATTCCGTCCCCTGAATCGACGTCCTCCCTGTGGCAGATGACCTCTTACACGTGCTGTCGCGATGCTGTCGCGGTTTTTTTGCATTCGCGAGTTTATTACCAGACCGCGATCACTTAACTCGTTGCGATCGAAACATCTCGAGAAACTAGGGCGATCTTTTCGTGGCTCACCATTTTTGCTGGGGAGTGAACTAAAGTAAAGAATTCGGAGTCTAAGGGTGGACGGAAATTGTGCGAGTTGATCCGGAAAGCCCGGGTCTGGAAATTCCGCGAAAAAGTGGATCCGTTCAAACCTTTATCGTCACAGTGCGTAGAACTCTCACGGAAGGTTCGGGTGTCTGACGTCCTCGCCGTTCGGCGCGTC
It encodes:
- a CDS encoding PstS family phosphate ABC transporter substrate-binding protein, translated to MNRPNVSRSITLAILCLVVPVGCGGGDETAPSAGREVRVDGSSTVFRISKAAQERFSEVRPEIQVVVDKHGTGGGFKRYMEGEVDVIDASRPARADEAAEAKAKGLDWIECLVGYDGITVAVNEKNDFAKSITVAQLKALWEPESKLTTWKDLDPSWPDRKISLYSPDSASGTFEFFTEAVVGKAKSQRKDVQVNADDNQLVSGVAGDVDAIGYFGYAYYASNAGKLNALSVADGSKPAVGPSPETILDKTYSPLSRPLYIYVHAAALKRPEVAEFVKFYLDHVGEVSKAAQYVPPTAADVEANAKALGQAAATSPAAAG
- the gluQRS gene encoding tRNA glutamyl-Q(34) synthetase GluQRS, coding for MTTEPDLDPAAARIRGRLAPSPTGGLHLGHARTFLVAWLAARSAGGTIVLRIEDLDRTRVRPDVIPGILEDLRWLGLHWNEGPDVGGPHAPYLQSARESLYRGAIEHLRRLELVYPCTCTRAEIARAASAPHPGEEGAPYPGTCAGRSAEEADSLGGKPYAWRFRVSDEPVVWDDAILGPVSMNPTASGDFIVGRSDGLISYQLAVVVDDAAMRINQVIRGDDLLPSTPRQILLYRALGRDLPRFGHVPLTFGRDGRRLAKRDASIKLTTLRQRGVSPESLVGRVIRSCGWSDSDFPSVPIDWIGHAPLDALFGRTWMVEDEFA
- a CDS encoding ATP-binding protein, producing the protein MAFGWIITAALVLLFVVSWARSQLLALEELRRSLEAVRDDKSARPVLAWTSWPLSRLVRVYGEAMPELEARIGRLERDGQQLHAVLSGMADAVIAVDARRRLLFANARADLLFGTDSGSVGRRIHELIRSPSVQKAVDASLAGPSSYRGDLTINEREGVRLGSGRHLAVTGTPLPGSPPPGAVLVFHDETELRRLERMRQDFVANASHELKTPLAAIKAYTETLLDGALRDENVNLRFLRRIEEQSERLNCLVMDLLSLARMESGGDTFDHTPVAIGEELENLAEAHRERAETLGLTYTVDVSGVSPTTYVLADGEALRQVVDNLVDNAIKYSSAGRWVNVFVEDTEQGVVIRVSDGGIGIPRESLDRVFERFYRVDAARSRELGGTGLGLSIVKHLAQALGGRVSVESRLGQGTTFSIHLPKILNPAAKTI
- a CDS encoding serine/threonine-protein kinase, which translates into the protein MMPTLNRLCLGCLKEIETFEGDDLGTPPRCPECHEILGEHAVMTSEFDSRSSGTVQIPSDAAEGSGWLKTWADGSLGQVGRYQLRDLLGDGGYGQVYLAYDPRLDRNVAIKILKSVHVSDKAMERFFREARSAGRLHHSRIVDVYDAGQAEGRCWIAYRYAGGRTLGRFVESRPIPPAQAASIVRDLADAVAHAHSMGVTHRDLKPANVIMDEQGRPHLTDFGLARRLDIDSNLTNDGVVLGTPKYMSPEQANGQSHLADARSDLYSLGMILYELLCGTTPVSRSSIRGSSGTERSSDSKTALVFGNFAPAVPRALLKICKKSLCEDPMGRYPNADALIVDLDEYLEARNWRSFAPAAVACLAVLVMGFAMSIPWSGRSKGLEWTPGARSAPISTLIDSELPAKSHRAISPGPVPEGARSTKRHRVARPAIEAAAGSIVANHDSKKFHHPACPSALKISETNKVAFANADEALADGYSYCGTCRARVIEINHGDTSK
- the prfB gene encoding peptide chain release factor 2 (programmed frameshift), translated to MDAELKRSAKSVIEKIVHLRDSLDLGDKTSHRNELEARMGGSDFWNDQDTAKEVIAEVKTLNAVLKPLEALSRQGDDLETLIEMGDEIDDDSFDEEIKESMARALADFDSFELRSMLNGPNDHCDVFLTIHAGAGGTEACDWAEMILRMYLMWAESKKFATQITDREDGGAAGIQTATVHIKGDYAYGYLKGETGVHRLVRISPYDSAGRRQTSFASVDVLPEIDDTIDIVLRDDELKRDTFRSGGPGGQHQNKTESGVRYTHMPTGIAAESRSERSQHKNDANALAMLKAKLVRREEEKREADFARKYDEKGEISFGSQIRSYVLQPYQIVKDLRTDHEVGNPRSVLDGGIDGFIDAYLRMKLAKS